A region of the Lycium barbarum isolate Lr01 chromosome 1, ASM1917538v2, whole genome shotgun sequence genome:
gtaggtggtcctgaccggaagaaaatgggctgattttgtcagcctatcaacaataacccataaagaatcataccttcgtggagtacgtggtaaacctataatgaaatccatattaattatttcccatttccaagctggaatttccatttcctgtaacaatccaccgggcttctgatgctcgattttaacctgttggcaatttggacactgagcaacgaactctgcaatgtctcttttcataccatcccaccactataaacatctgaggtcatggtacattttagtggatccagtaTGAACAGAATAcagagcataatgtgcctctcccataatctgtcgccgcagccctgcaacgtcaggtacacataacctgcctctatataataatactccgtcaggtgaaATCTCGAACTGGGTCGTCTCCTTATCAAGGGCCGTATCTCTGCACTGcaccaaaataggatcctcgtattggtgtcgtttcacttcttccataatagacgattcagccacttctcggacagaaaccccaatatttccagaatcggccaaacggactccaacgCTGgttaactgatgaatttcacgaactaattctttcctccCTGGCTGTACGTCGgtcaaactacccatggacttgcggctaagtgtatcggctacaacgttggcttttccaggatgatacaaaatgtcaacgtcataatctttcaataattcgagacatcttctttgccgcagattcaactccttttgcttaaaaatatactgaaggcttttgtgatccgtatagatatcaacatgaacccataaagtaatgccgccatatcttcaaagcatgaattaccgcggctagttccagatcatgagtaggataatttctctcgtgcggtctgagctgccgggaagcataggctataactcgaccatgttgcattagtacacaacctatcccaataccggaagcatcacaatagataacatactcATCTGGCCcatcgggaagagttagaaccggagctgtaatcaacttttccttcagcaactggaagctgcgttcacaagcatcggtccactgaaattttgctgccttctgaggtagcttcgttaatggtgctgtaagagaagcaaaattctccacaaaccttctgtaataccctgctaatcccagaaaactgcgtacctcagttggtgtcgtaggcctaggccaattctgtacagcctcgatcttctgtgtatcgacccgaataccatctgatCCGACGATaagccccaagaatgccactgaggttaaccagaattcatacttggagaacttagcatataatttctattGTCGAactgtgccaagtactgtcctcagatgatctgaatgctcctctgctgatcgggaataaaccagaatatcatcaataaatacgatcacaaacatgtctaaaaacggcctgaatacccgattcatcaaatccataaacacttctggagcattagttagcccaaaagacatcaccctgaactcataatgcccgtatcgggtcctgaaagcagtctttggaatatctgcctctcgtacccgcacctgatgataacccgagcgcaagtctatcttcgaaaaatatttagcaccctgcaactggtcaaataaatcatcaatccgggggaggggatatttattctttatagtcactttattcagttgtctgtaatcaatgcacatccgcagcgacccgtctttctttcttacaaacaataccggtgctccccagggtgacgtactgggtctgataaagcctttttctaataagtctTTCAGTTGTTCcatcaattctgcaggtgccattctgtaaggaggaatagatataggctgagtatctggcagcacatctatcgtaaattctatctcccgttcaggtgggagacctggaagctcatccgaaaatacatctggaaattcattaacaaccggaactgactggagagtaggtgtttctactttagtatcatgcacacgaaccagatgataaatatacccgttctgaatcatcttcctggccttgaggtatgaaataaacttacctctcggtgatgctgtatttcctacccattctataactggttcccctggaaactggaagccgactacctttttctgacagtcaacattagcataacaagaggctaaccaatccatgcccataataacattgaattccatcatatctaattctatcaaatcggccttagtgcaacggccacatataatcacagaacaatccttatatacctgcctcgctataataaagtccccgaccagtgtagctacctcgaacggctctataggttcaggtgttatcccaattttactagcaacgaggggagaaatatatgataaagtagaacctgggtctattaatgcatatacagctcgagagaaaaccaataatgtacctgtgactacatttggcgacgcctcctgatcctgtcggctagccaaggcatatatgcggttcgaaggaccgctagaatcagaaaccccaccacggcctctaccgcggcccacTGGTGCTAACGTACCCCGACCCATAGTGCGCATAGCAACAGaagtggaagatgaaccagcagctgatcccgtcggctgaactgcaccaccagaaccacccgccaacggacaatctctcataacatggccctggcggccacaagagaAACAGGAAcctgtagctcgataacactctcttgggtgagacctcccacaataagaacatcgaggcataggtggtctcgcctggctggaacctctactcacctgcgaacctgaggctctggaactctggcctgctcctgagtgccctgcactaTCAAACcgtctacctgtagactgtgaatgtgcactccggcctgactgaggaggatatctactacactgctgctgaggctgcccgccttgagactccccagaataaccagctggcctagccctcttgggctgcctcctctcacggtctctatcgggctgacgccctctgtgccggtcctctattccttgcgcatatgcctgtaaccgggtaatgtccataccagtctgcgatgccatcgccatacaactatcaaccaagtaatgatccaaacccatcacTTACCGGTGCATcctctaagctgtactctcggacactcctgcctctctgccacagctgtaaaaatctgtcaactctcacCCGCCGCAACtttgggggcaaaaagtggctgagaaaagctgctgtaaactcatcccacacagctggaggagcatcctcgcctctggacagctcccaagactcgtaccaattaatcgctacgtcccgcaatctgtgtggagccagctcgacagactcagtctcagaagccctgaccagtctcagtgtgcgctgcatctgtcaaATGAAATCCCGGGGGTCCTCCCCGGGCttagacccatagaactctgggggattacaggtcaagaaatcacggaccctcaaactgtcacgtctgtcaccatcatcaccccctagcccgcgtctgcgagcctgtcctgctactaatgtcgtcaataactgcacagcatctctcatcgccctatcctccgcccctaactgaggagctggaggctcgggcgttggagcctccggagctaatggtgaagccgccccctgatccatagtggcagtGGCTGCTGCTCCAGGATCCtccaatggtgggggtgtagGAGAACCCTCTGACAGGGGTGCAATATCGGGTATAGTCTGAGCAtgagcccgagtaactctctgtatctggctggtctctcctgcaactggtttgcccttctgggcagccgtcgccttcttcggaggcatcactgtaaacatagcaatcggtcagaaagaaatcatcctaatagcacagctctatcgcaccatctaggatcgaaagaaaggtaacatcctaaatgtcctgtagtctcctgtttatagatgtggtgcacaacacaccgataaacaagactctactagacacggcctgtagacattccgaggacaaaccgctctgataccacttttgtcacgacccagccccgtgggctgtgactagtgtcctaattggacacccaaacccattcgcttaccaaatcgacatatcaaagacctactcaaatttaacatacgttattttgcatagatactgagaacagacgtcatcttaagcggtcacctgtgacagaaatatcatacaaaagccggctagctggcggaatacacatcgcccgaatatacatacatatacaaacatatgggccgttttggtcataatagcaaacaggaccgcttaatgcagaagtcacagacataatcgaacaaacacgacccatgacccacatatatgtctacaggcctccacaaaccataacagaaacatatgacgggacagggccccaccgtacccccaaatagtcatatatatagaAATATGTACCacggaagatatgtaccaaaaatgtaggctccggatcaaagggagcactccaaagtagcagaatacgtatcctacactggcgggtcaccaaaacgaacgactgtacctgcgggcatgaaacgcagcccccgaagaaagggggtcagtacgaaatatgtactgagtatgtaaagcatggaatacagtaattcaaatcagaactgaagtgagaagtacggaaaatggatacatAATTGGTATATCAAAACttgtgctgaaaacataaataatgcaaataaaaatcatgcatagggatcaggaacgtggtcgccactccgacgctggcgccacaacacatcatactccagaaggtttcaaatctccgtacaatccccaaACATATCGTATCATTATAACATATgacaacatcataacacatcgtatgccataacacatcctaactccgtatataagcggtatccggccctatggcgagggtctcgggaaccgtaacacatcatactgtcgaatataacatagtgcgcacgaagacaaaaccggcccgggacccggcgaacgatgtaatagtagtatgcacgagcggagtagtgaggaaaccatatgcatataagtaaataaattccaagactcgatgaataaatatatataccgatatcagaaagctcagaaacaagtattgggtcaatcagaattagtataagaaagttgcgagcttttgaagtacagaaccttctaaaaacatttcataagccatatttggaaattcaagtatcattcatattcggaaactttcaaataacattatggatcaaatcaaatggagatttaggaccatatttatgtatcaaagtattcatcaaggactttagtcatctcgattttccttcgaacaacattcggaaacataacaactagaatcttcgaacgtcataaaatacgtatcaagccatatggaatagcttatggaagtcaaagattttagccatcctagtggctctaagaataggattttctttagaggcatacatgtatgttatttgttcattccataaagtcatgccaaaagaaggaaaggtaggctttacatacctcgatcgctcgctaaccaaatcccgactcaagtctcgggctccccaatatctacaataacgttttcaattaccaaacattagctacaagtacttaaaaatcaaattctaactagtacttgtctacaaaaatttcggcagcatctcccctgtaaattcaacatccccgagaatttaacatggccaaattcatcaacaaccataccaacaataccaacaaccatactagtaacatcaagaatcaatttaaagcgcattctaacattagtaaccttcttctctacgtagcttatcacattcaattcaactacgtacattcaagccaatatcaacgctcacatattcattactcatccgagatcattcaaacacaattcaagaacatttcaaacaatctatacaatattcaaacaattcgaccaacaccatactccacccaaAATCTTCTCAAacgcaacaaaactacaacgacacattttctactttcaaattcacaaactacaacaacaatgcacactttagcaactctatttccacaattacataaaaccatattacaatcgcattaatttcctacaacaacctacaaccaatttccatgccaacttgaaccattagtctttcatttacatcataaaggccacaacagcacagctaacatgctaaataaaattaattcatccttcctccaccaattagcaccacacggccacacacacacaacacataacatttctatgattttcgttcaattctactcactacaacatatataaaccttgcataacatgaaaaagaatggaaattcttaccttcttcctcaattttccacttgaatagaatttttgcacttgtcacaaaagtaattttcttgctctaataattataccacgttaaagagggtcttgaaattagtaagaattcaagaagaaatgaatttttggaccaaggatggaaggcttcaattttttttttcttcttttctttgttggccgaatggcctattcTTTTTGCTCTCAATCTTTTatcttcttgaatgttctaaaatgGGGGATAATAATAGTGGCCCTCTCTATTTATTTGTTCTATTTAAtttcacatgggccttgggccatgccCTATGGCCAGCCACCTTgttggtcctttttttttttttttttgattttccaagcccacttacttatggttaatattttgtaattcatgaaaccattttttaaatttccaatttttgcccttggccttcttccatatttccgcatcaatatttttcatgaacaacatatatattaaatagaatAAAAATATTGCCTtacctcttactagtcacaattatttcaaattttccgaatatgcaaaatacgggatataacaacaggTCACTGCTGAAAAATACGCCTTTTGAATTGCTCAAGGGAAGGAACCCAAATATCTCTCACCTAAGAACTTTTGTTTGTCGTTGCTTCATTCACAACAATGGTAAAGAATCTCTTGTAAGTTTGCTGCAGGGAGTGATGAGGGAATCTTCATAGGATATGCGCACAATAGTAAGGCATATGGAGTCTTTAATAAAAGAACCATGTTCGTAGGAGAAAGTGTGCATGCGGTCTTTGATGAAGCCAACATTATATATGAAAAACATGTCCAAGACGATGATAAAGATCCCATATTCAACCAAACTACTAGAGAAAGCAACATACAAGATGATGGAAGTGAAATAGGAGAACCACTAGGTGAAATAGGTACATCTACTGGTGGAGAGCAAGTCACATAGACAGGGGGAACCACATAGGAGACTCCTGATGAACCAGGTTCAACACAAGAGGAGTATGAAGAAAATACTAGTAACTCTCAGGGGTTAACCTTGAGAGGATTCAAATATCAGAAGTCCTATCCTATATATAACGTACTGTCTGATCTCTATTCGAGAGTAACAACATGATTGAAGTTAAAGAATTTATATGCATTCAAAGCATTCTTGTCAGTTATTGAGCCAAAAAAGGTTAGTGAATCTCTGCATGATGAAGATTGGATTATTGCTATGCAGGAAGAGTTAAATCAGTTTGAAAGAAACAAGTTCTGTCATCTTGAGCCCAAACCAAAAGATAGAACTATAATCGACACAAAATGGGTGTTTCAGAACAAGCTGGATGAGCATGGGATTGTTACGAGAAACATGGTCAGGTTGGTGGTCCAAGGGTACAATCAAGAAGAAGGAATAGATTATGATGAAACCTTTGCTCTTGTGGTCAAACTAGAAGTGATAAGGCTTCTCATAGCCTTTGCCTCATACATGGAATTCACTTTATATCAAATAGATGTGAAAAGTGCCTTTTTAATGGTTATTTGAAAGAGGAAGTATCAAGCAGCCTCCAGGATTAGAAGATGCTGAAGACCCATAATATGTTTACAAGCTCGATAAAGCTCTCTATGGATTAAAACAAGCGCCAAGAGCATGGTATGAGAGGCTATCAAAATTTCTCTTAGCAAATGGTCACACCAGAGGAAAAATAGACAATACTCTGTTCTTGAAAGTAAAATGAAGAAACCTACTGGTTGCGCAAGTCTATATAGATGACATCATTTTTGGATCTATAAACGAATCAATGTCGAAGGAGTTCGCTGCATTAATGGGAAGTGAGTTTGAGATGAGTATGATAGGAGAATTAAATTTCTTCTTGGGATTGTAAATCATACAAATGGTAACAGGCACAATGATCCATCAAGTATGTCAAGAAGCTGTTAAACCGATTTAAAATGGACGACTCCAAGGAAATTGATACTCCTGTTGATATTGCAACAAAGCTCACCTTAGATGAATCAGGTACACCGGTTGAGCAGAAACTTTACAAAGGCATGATTGGCTCTCTCTTATACCTCACAACTAgtagacctgacatagcatttagTGTGGGATTGTGTGCAAGATTTCAGTCTAATCCTAAGGAGTCCCATTTAAAAACGATAAAAAGGATTTTGAGATACTTAAAAGGAACAAGCGAACTAGGCCTATGGTACCCGAGAGGCAGCAATTTCAACCTGGTAGGATATGCTGATGCTGACTATGCTTGGTGTATGGTGGATAGAGAAAGCACTATTAGAATGGCACATTTTATGGGGTCATGCTTGATCTCTTGGGCAACAAAGAAACAAAACTCTGTGGCACTGTCCCATTACTAAGGCTGAATATGTTGCTACTGCTTCATGTTGTGCTCAATAGCGATGGATCAAGTAATGATTAAAGGATTTTGGTATGGAAATTGGGTGTGTAACTATATTTTATGATAATACCAGTGTGATCAACATAACAAAAAATCTAGTCCAACATAAGAAAACCAAGCACATTGATATAAGGCATCACTTCTTGAGGGACAATGTTGAAAAGGGTCTAATCTCTATTCAGTTCTATGATATTGAAAAACATATTGCAGACGTTTTCACGAAAGCATTAGGAAGATAACAATTCGAGAATAACAGGTTAGAGCTGGGAATGATTAAGGTCACTTAATCATTCCTCTAGGGTTGAGTAGAATAGCTGCTTCTTGCGCTGAAACTGAAAGATATTCTACTCAATTCAAATGGTCCTCCCCTATGGTAtatgattatttttttaataataacaaAAGGGGGAAGAGTGAAAAAAGTGGTCAAGGTCAAACTAGTTTAATTCAATTCACAGCAgagtttgtcatcataaaaaagaGGGACATTGTTGACAATATGAAGTTTGGATGATTAACAAAGGGAATGAAGTGCCCAGCCTACAGAGATGTTTAGTATGCAGCACAAATGATTCAATTAATAGAACAACTGAACAAGGCAGCAAAAGGGAGAGATGACCCAGTAAAGAAGCAGTTTAATAAAGAAGTAGAACAAATGTGCAAGCATATTCTATATACCAAAAAGTCATCATATGCAGAAGAGAGAGGATCACAATTCATCAAGTTCAATAGATGAAAGACCTAGAAGTGATCAGTGGTGAAGGAGTGGAGAAGACAAGTTGTAGACACAGAGCTATACAATTATATCAAACAGGTCAATCAACATGTTCTAGCCAAGATCTCAGAAGCAGGTCAACGATAGAAGAAGAACGAAAAATATTGGCGGAACAGGTACCTGAGCAAGTTCCAGCTCAATAGTGGAGATATACAAAGATGGACAAACCAGGtagatgaaacaggttcgtgaacatatTCTAGGGAAAGTTaacaactaggatttgcagaattatggaaagaacttggtggtcaagtatgaaagatttcttgtcatatttatagggattagtaagcctcttacatgtacaaggagaggattcaacaaggcaaaaattcaaatactacacaaaccctattacatgtcattgaccGACAAGGAAAGGGTTTTGTGTTAACTGACCAGCAGAGCTTCAATGTTATAAATAcccaggtctttccaagaagaagtTTACGCACCCtcaaagagagaattcagaatattgatGATCAAAAGACatatcaagaatattcaagaatctagggttgcGCCCCTAGTACAAGAAAACGAATTGAAGGAGCTTCTTTACTAAATAATGTTTTCCAGTTCTTAAGTCTAGAATCTTGTATTAGCTTTGTACTATCGAGTGGTATCTTTATCTGCTTATTAAGAAGCGTAAACGTAAATACAAAGTTGTAACTTTAAGTAGGTGTTTACTACTTGAAGATAGTTTGCTAGTCAGAGTTTGAGTAGCAAGGATGTTTTAGGGATTAGGTTGCAGAGTTTGTAACGTAATTTACAGTTGGCTCAGTTGCAGTGAAGTTGTTGGGGAAATCCTACAGGTCTGTTAGTCGTGGTTTTTTATCATCTTTTGAGctgggtggtttccacgtaaaatcctATGTCCTTGACCTTCCTATTTGTTTTTTATTCCGCAAACACGTTTATAGAACAGGTTAGGTAAGATGTTGTGTCCATAGACAAAAATTTACTATACAGTAAGACAAACACCTAGGTCGTGTAAAGTCAACATGTCAtaccccgaaccatggcttgaGCACAACatggcactcgggccttgcttgcatatGTCCAAGcaaacctcatggcttgcttgtcaacatgggcgtCAAAACAACATAATATATATGATGcgatttaaatgaatcatgaaacataattgcggaataaagtcttgaggTAATGtcatagcatgaaaaatcatgaaaaacgtaatagtctgcaaacataaaagcacaaCTGACTCCGTGAACTAACATCTGCCTATGAAACCTccaaaacatgtctgaatactaactacagGGACATGGCCCTGGACAACCATAAATGGAATACtagtgcagactccatgttgaaccccgagagaagtggggctcacaaATAAGCTGATAACTGTGGTGATCCTATTGCGCAAGTGTaagctcctgaaaatcggtatctgcaccatcaagtgcaggccccggggcaaaaagggacgttagtacatggtgaatagtactagtatgtaaaacctgctgaaatgaaaaACATGACACaatataggtataggacatgaactgaaactgaatatagCCTGAACATGAGCATAAAGCGTGAGTAAactctgaaaacagtaaatcaatggaaatacatgtatatataactgcttgtaacgtggggagtgctatagtataaccgataacatgatctggtacttctgtcctaccagcagaacaatcacaccttgccagggatatgagatttaaataataataagcatgtaaggatccaaactgcataatgaaggtgttgcctccttatTGAcgacccttatcctacggtggctacgtagtttcaggctttactgagccttctcggttaactaagcaaatcccaaaacATGTGAATTATCATAATAGCTTGTGAgatcatggtttcatgagatacttctcatagtcttgcaaacatgttcttgattcatgaataataataataatcataaatacatatagttgtcttgaaaacatgcgtGTGTCTTGCTAATAAAACCATAAAGTTTAATAAAAGCATAATGGGAATGCATGAGGATGAATTCACGATTCACGGATTAAGCTTGGGTTCCTAATAactgtaatggaagattaggattACAATAATGGATATAGATACACAATTCATGATCATAATTACATAACTATGGGCTACcgatatgttggatttaatgccctaggatttgaacttcatagaatatgagaaaataaaaataaaataaacgaGGCATAGGGAAGaatgtagagattcccacatgtagatagaagttctacataccttgggAAAGTTCCAAACTTGAAACAATTCCCTAGGGTTTAGACCTTGAGCCTTGAGTTTGGGTTTTTCTTggaaaccctagattaggaacaataatttcttgcttagattattagtgTACATGTTAGActtgatttggaagggcttggattgacttaccttgatgttttggattgtttctagggcttggaattgtgaataatgaaataaaagaactacAGGCCTGAATTTATACCAAATTGAGTTGGAAAATTATATggtcattttacggtccgtataaagttatacggtgcttataatatgaccatatttaatCATGGCGCAAAATAGAATGTCGAGCCAAAATTTCATGAAATACGGCCattttgtacggtctgtataaaacTATATAGACCATATAATTCGTCCGTATAACAGGACTAGTGAGCAGACTGCTCtataatccttcagtaaaatggccataacatttTGTACAGATGTTcgcttgacctccataatataccgttggaaaggtatttcaaagggatacaactttcattgaggaagttttcccaaatttataattaataaaggggttatggtcactggaagtaagaccttctacaaactcacttgaaaac
Encoded here:
- the LOC132612784 gene encoding secreted RxLR effector protein 161-like; translation: MDDSKEIDTPVDIATKLTLDESGTPVEQKLYKGMIGSLLYLTTSRPDIAFSVGLCARFQSNPKESHLKTIKRILRYLKGTSELGLWYPRGSNFNLVGYADADYAWCMVDRESTIRMAHFMGSCLISWATKKQNSVALSHY